The following are from one region of the Deinococcota bacterium genome:
- a CDS encoding DUF499 domain-containing protein, whose translation FMDGKSEMDVHALLVLMWGQWNEVFRRTLGHAERTYVSELREVRNGWEDQKTFSSDDADRGLDTMVRLLNAVSAAPEAAELERSKQELRRQVYEEQARRETRKIAKVSAVEGTPNAALRPWRELITPHKDVARGTYRQAEFAADLWQVFIGEGASSEYMEPTEFFRRTYLTEGLKGLLTNALRRLSGRGGDPVVELQTNFGGGKTHSMLALYHLVGGKSLNDLPGLEPVLEQVGTARPSGVKRVVLVGNKISPGQPSHKADGTVVRTLWGEIAYQLGRREGYDMLREADETSTNPGDALRKLFVKYGPCLILIDEWVAYARQLHSESDLPGGSFETHFTFAQTLTEAAKAAPQTLLVVSIPASESNMGAPGQGGTHIEVGGERGQLALERLKNAIGRLESAWRPASSDESFEIVRRRLFQEMNPDQYPQRDAVIKACMMLYRDNAGEFPAATREAEYERRMRAAYPIHPELFERLYTDWSSLEKFQRTRGVLRLMAAVIHELWERQDKNLLILPATIPIDAAPVQSELTRYLEDNWLPVLEKDVDGPDSLPLKLDREYPNLGRYSACRRVARTLYLGSAPTLRSENRGVTAETVKLGCAQPGETISTFGDALRRLTDQATHLYVNSERYWYATQPSVSRLAQDRSGDLSEDAVFEEIRARLQTEAATRADFARVHVMPDSSSDVPNEPGAGLVILGPNSAHIGKARESAALSEAAKLLETRGGGARTYKNTLVFLAADGARLKDLEGAVRAYLAWKSIETDAKQELLNLDTFQRNQARTKVADADKTVSSRIPEAFQWLLIPSQPDPRGAVMWEDLRLTAKEGLVTRAAKRLRADDYLITVLAGTLLRRELDGVPLWRDNHVGLKQLAEDFASYLYLPRLKDSQVLLQAVRDGLRLLTWSVESFAYADGYDPEKGRYLGLRTGDVPLDLNKGLLVHPDVAARQFEAERVITDPDPLTLPPPDAAADPLGPGPNPPLPPKEAELKRFYGSVKLSSTRFIRDASSIADAVVQHLSSLEGAEVEITLELRARFDKGAPEHVVRTVTENSRTLRFTNAGFEEE comes from the coding sequence AGTTTATGGACGGCAAGAGCGAGATGGACGTACACGCGCTGCTGGTACTGATGTGGGGGCAGTGGAATGAGGTGTTCCGGCGCACGCTGGGGCACGCTGAGCGCACCTATGTCAGCGAGCTGCGCGAAGTTCGCAACGGCTGGGAGGACCAAAAGACGTTTAGCAGCGACGACGCTGACCGTGGCCTCGACACGATGGTGCGGCTTTTGAACGCGGTGAGCGCCGCTCCCGAAGCCGCAGAACTCGAGCGCAGCAAACAGGAATTGCGCCGCCAAGTCTACGAGGAGCAGGCCCGGCGCGAGACCCGCAAGATCGCCAAGGTATCAGCAGTCGAAGGTACGCCTAACGCAGCCCTGAGACCGTGGCGCGAGCTGATCACCCCGCACAAAGACGTGGCGCGCGGCACCTACCGGCAGGCCGAGTTTGCCGCTGACTTGTGGCAGGTCTTTATCGGTGAGGGGGCAAGCAGCGAGTACATGGAGCCCACCGAGTTCTTCCGCCGCACCTACCTCACCGAAGGTTTAAAGGGGCTCCTGACGAACGCCCTACGGCGGCTTTCCGGTCGTGGCGGGGATCCGGTCGTCGAGCTTCAGACGAACTTCGGCGGCGGCAAGACGCACTCGATGCTGGCCTTGTATCACCTCGTCGGCGGCAAGAGCTTAAACGACCTGCCGGGGCTCGAGCCGGTTTTGGAACAGGTCGGGACAGCGCGCCCGAGCGGCGTCAAGCGGGTGGTTTTGGTCGGCAACAAGATTTCACCTGGGCAGCCGAGCCACAAAGCCGACGGCACCGTGGTGCGGACGCTCTGGGGCGAGATCGCCTACCAGCTCGGGCGGCGCGAAGGCTATGACATGCTGCGCGAGGCCGACGAGACCTCGACCAACCCCGGTGACGCGCTGCGCAAACTGTTTGTCAAGTACGGGCCGTGCCTCATCCTCATCGACGAGTGGGTGGCCTACGCGCGGCAGCTGCACAGCGAAAGCGACTTGCCCGGCGGAAGTTTCGAGACGCACTTCACCTTCGCGCAGACGCTCACCGAAGCCGCCAAAGCTGCGCCGCAGACCCTGTTGGTCGTCAGCATCCCGGCGAGCGAGTCGAACATGGGCGCGCCAGGGCAGGGCGGGACGCACATCGAAGTCGGGGGCGAGCGCGGGCAGTTGGCCTTGGAACGGCTCAAGAACGCCATCGGGCGGCTCGAGTCGGCGTGGCGTCCAGCGAGCAGCGACGAAAGTTTTGAGATCGTCCGGCGGCGCTTATTCCAAGAGATGAACCCCGACCAGTATCCACAGCGCGACGCGGTCATCAAGGCGTGCATGATGCTCTACCGCGACAACGCCGGTGAGTTCCCCGCAGCGACCCGTGAGGCCGAATACGAACGCCGGATGCGTGCGGCGTACCCGATCCATCCCGAGTTGTTCGAGCGGCTCTATACCGACTGGTCTTCGTTGGAGAAGTTTCAGCGCACGCGTGGGGTCCTGCGGCTGATGGCGGCGGTGATCCACGAGTTGTGGGAGCGACAGGACAAAAACCTGCTCATCTTGCCCGCGACCATCCCCATCGACGCGGCCCCGGTTCAGTCCGAGCTGACGCGCTACTTGGAGGACAACTGGCTGCCGGTGCTCGAGAAGGACGTAGACGGTCCCGACTCGCTGCCCTTAAAGCTCGACCGGGAGTACCCCAACCTGGGCCGCTACTCGGCGTGTCGGCGTGTGGCGCGCACGCTCTATCTGGGCTCCGCGCCGACGCTGCGCTCGGAGAACCGGGGCGTCACGGCGGAGACGGTCAAGCTGGGTTGCGCGCAACCGGGCGAGACCATCTCGACCTTTGGCGACGCGCTGCGGCGGCTGACCGACCAGGCCACACACCTCTACGTCAACAGCGAACGTTACTGGTACGCGACCCAGCCTAGCGTCTCGAGGCTTGCCCAAGACCGCTCCGGCGACCTCTCGGAAGACGCGGTATTTGAGGAGATCCGCGCCCGCCTGCAAACTGAAGCGGCGACACGCGCCGACTTCGCCCGCGTGCATGTGATGCCGGACTCGAGCAGCGACGTACCCAACGAACCGGGTGCGGGACTGGTTATCTTGGGGCCAAATTCGGCGCATATAGGCAAGGCCAGAGAGAGCGCCGCTCTGAGCGAAGCCGCGAAGCTTTTAGAGACGCGCGGCGGGGGCGCTCGCACCTATAAAAACACGCTTGTCTTCCTGGCCGCCGACGGGGCCAGGTTGAAAGACCTCGAGGGGGCCGTCCGCGCTTACCTCGCCTGGAAGTCCATCGAAACCGACGCCAAGCAGGAGCTGCTTAACCTCGATACCTTCCAGCGCAATCAGGCTAGAACCAAGGTGGCGGACGCGGACAAGACCGTCAGCTCCCGCATCCCCGAGGCTTTTCAGTGGCTCCTTATCCCCAGCCAACCCGATCCGCGCGGCGCGGTGATGTGGGAGGATTTGCGGCTGACGGCGAAAGAGGGTCTGGTGACGCGCGCGGCCAAACGCCTGCGGGCCGACGACTATTTGATCACCGTGTTGGCCGGTACGCTGCTCAGGCGTGAGCTCGACGGCGTACCGCTCTGGCGCGATAACCACGTCGGCCTCAAACAGCTCGCCGAAGACTTTGCCAGCTATTTGTACCTGCCGAGGCTCAAGGACTCACAGGTGCTGCTCCAAGCGGTCAGAGACGGTCTGAGGCTGCTCACCTGGTCGGTCGAGTCGTTTGCTTACGCCGACGGCTACGACCCCGAAAAGGGGCGCTATCTGGGCCTTCGCACCGGTGACGTCCCCCTTGACCTCAATAAGGGGTTACTCGTGCACCCTGACGTTGCCGCTCGGCAATTTGAAGCCGAACGGGTGATAACAGACCCTGACCCGCTCACCCTACCTCCCCCTGACGCCGCAGCAGACCCGCTTGGGCCTGGCCCGAATCCACCTCTACCACCCAAAGAGGCGGAGCTTAAGCGGTTTTACGGCTCCGTCAAGCTAAGTTCGACCCGCTTCATCCGAGACGCTAGCAGCATCGCCGATGCGGTCGTGCAGCACTTGAGCAGCCTCGAGGGGGCCGAGGTCGAGATTACGCTCGAGCTGCGCGCCCGTTTCGACAAAGGTGCGCCGGAGCATGTGGTACGCACCGTGACGGAGAATAGCCGCACGCTCAGGTTCACGAACGCCGGGTTTGAGGAAGAGTAG
- a CDS encoding type IV pilus twitching motility protein PilT has product MDKKETQDEADIVDLLKLSVERRASDLILTVGLPPMLRLGGEWCKTEYGPLNPNLTRRLMYSMMDEKKQRTFEETKELDFAFQLTGYGRFRVNAYFQRGAIGGVLRMIPEEVLGFDKMGLPKTVADVARQPRGLVLVTGPTGSGKSTTLAAMIDLINKEYHKHIVTIEDPIEFFHQHQNSIVNQREIGEDTLGFQKALRAALRQAPDVILVGEMRDHETIGAAVTAAETGHLVMGTLHTNSAPEAVDRIIDVFPEAQQAQVRVQLANNLQAILTQQLVPKAGGGGRVLAYEFLIATPAVRNLIREGKTHQILSAIQMGGQLGMLTMDACLAELHLRRTISFETGMARAVDAKEFARLVETGGVRGEAGKQAPSSQARPQPPAPSGIGRGGRGG; this is encoded by the coding sequence GTGGACAAGAAGGAAACGCAAGACGAGGCCGACATCGTCGATCTCCTCAAACTTTCGGTGGAGCGCCGGGCGTCGGACCTGATCCTCACCGTCGGCCTGCCGCCGATGCTGCGCCTGGGCGGCGAGTGGTGCAAGACCGAGTACGGCCCCTTGAACCCCAACCTCACCCGGCGCCTCATGTACTCGATGATGGACGAAAAAAAGCAGCGCACCTTCGAGGAGACCAAGGAGCTCGACTTCGCCTTTCAACTGACCGGCTACGGCCGCTTCAGGGTCAACGCCTATTTCCAGCGGGGCGCGATCGGCGGCGTCCTCAGGATGATCCCCGAGGAGGTCCTCGGCTTCGACAAGATGGGCCTGCCCAAGACCGTCGCCGACGTGGCCCGGCAGCCTCGGGGCCTGGTCCTGGTGACCGGGCCGACGGGGTCGGGCAAGTCCACCACCCTGGCGGCTATGATCGACCTCATCAACAAGGAGTACCATAAACACATCGTCACCATCGAAGATCCCATCGAGTTTTTCCATCAACACCAGAACTCGATCGTCAACCAGCGTGAGATCGGCGAGGATACTTTGGGCTTTCAGAAGGCCCTGCGGGCCGCCCTGCGTCAAGCGCCCGACGTGATCTTGGTCGGTGAGATGCGCGACCACGAGACCATCGGCGCCGCCGTGACCGCCGCCGAGACCGGCCACCTGGTCATGGGCACCTTGCACACCAACTCGGCGCCCGAGGCCGTCGACCGCATCATCGACGTCTTCCCCGAGGCCCAACAGGCTCAGGTCCGGGTGCAGCTCGCCAACAACCTCCAGGCCATCCTCACCCAGCAGCTCGTGCCCAAGGCGGGCGGGGGCGGCCGCGTGCTCGCTTACGAGTTCCTGATCGCCACCCCGGCGGTCCGCAATCTGATCCGCGAGGGCAAGACCCACCAGATCCTCTCCGCTATCCAGATGGGCGGCCAGCTCGGCATGCTCACCATGGACGCCTGCTTGGCCGAGCTGCACCTCAGGCGCACCATCTCCTTTGAAACGGGCATGGCGCGGGCGGTAGACGCCAAGGAGTTCGCGCGCCTGGTCGAAACCGGCGGCGTGCGCGGTGAGGCGGGCAAGCAGGCACCCTCATCCCAAGCGCGCCCCCAGCCGCCCGCCCCGAGCGGAATCGGCCGCGGCGGGCGGGGCGGCTGA
- the tadA gene encoding Flp pilus assembly complex ATPase component TadA — protein MATLSLGDKRLGAVLLEQGYLSDETLKRVIGRQAETGGRLADVLVSTGAICERRLSRAVEESLGIPLVHLPRLHVAAEALAKVPAALAKEVGALAFSLEDQHLRVAFLNPLDAPEIEKIESASGCSVEPHGVLHKELQWGLATYYPELGLEPPEDLAVDPGSRLGALAVNEGLLSAAQLEAALARQRRTGGLLGRVLAQEGLLDEVQLAALLAKQARLPFVETLEPRGEQEGLSAALLRLDAVRFGAAPYRAAPYQEDGKLVVALSDPRTAGDLLAVMSSPVSFVCAPESEVRKLIEAVYRGEKEHLGETLVRHGAIKREQLRWALGAQQKSGGARSLGEVLIDLGYVSPGDIDEALNRRRPGGNRLEDTLVQSGKVSPEMLARSLAMQLGYEFIEAGKVQVDPAAAKLLPETTARRYTVMPVRLDGNSLVLAMKDPRHVFALDDVKLITGKEIRPVVATEETLVSLINRFYRSGEDLGELARALLDEVGPKQKETLELLDNSAIDDNAVVKVVNNIIREAVLGDISDIHLEPRPDKVVVRVRKDGTLREYMTMPKATAGALAARIKIMGGLNIAERRLPQDGRVRFKDKALDVDLRLSTLPTVYGEKTVMRILKKAASIPDIEQLGFADHNFTRFEGVIHKPYGMLLITGPTGSGKSFTTFSILKRIATPEVNVTTIEDPVEYEIPGINQTQVNVKAGMDFARALRAFLRQDPDIIMVGEIRDTETAKTAVEAALTGHLLIATLHTNDAAGAVTRLQEMGVEPFNVSASLLGVLAQRLVRKVCTGCRVAYTPAPEVLRYLGMTDEQIKGKKLVRGVGCDHCNGSGYNGRHAIHEFLVVDDAVETAIVQGKSAGEIKALAMARGMLTLRDDGVAKALTGITTLEEVLARTTD, from the coding sequence GTGGCGACCCTGTCCCTTGGCGATAAGCGCCTCGGCGCGGTGCTCTTGGAACAGGGTTACCTGAGCGACGAGACCCTGAAGAGGGTGATCGGCCGGCAGGCGGAGACGGGCGGGCGGCTCGCCGATGTCCTGGTGTCCACCGGTGCGATCTGCGAGCGGCGCCTGAGCAGGGCGGTCGAGGAGTCTCTGGGCATCCCGCTCGTCCACCTGCCGCGCTTACATGTCGCGGCCGAGGCGCTGGCAAAGGTGCCCGCCGCGCTCGCCAAGGAGGTCGGCGCGCTGGCCTTTTCCTTGGAGGACCAGCACCTGCGCGTGGCCTTCTTGAACCCGCTGGACGCCCCGGAGATCGAAAAGATCGAGAGTGCCTCGGGCTGCAGCGTCGAACCCCACGGGGTACTGCACAAGGAACTGCAGTGGGGGCTCGCCACTTACTACCCCGAACTGGGCTTGGAGCCTCCCGAAGACCTGGCCGTCGATCCGGGCAGCCGCCTGGGCGCCTTGGCCGTGAACGAGGGCCTCCTCAGCGCGGCGCAGCTCGAGGCCGCCCTGGCGCGGCAGCGGCGCACGGGCGGGCTCCTCGGGCGCGTGCTCGCCCAGGAGGGCCTCTTGGACGAGGTGCAACTCGCCGCGCTCCTCGCCAAGCAGGCGCGGCTGCCTTTTGTAGAGACGCTCGAGCCGCGCGGCGAGCAGGAGGGGCTGAGCGCCGCCCTCCTGCGCCTCGACGCCGTGCGCTTTGGCGCGGCGCCCTACAGAGCGGCGCCCTACCAAGAGGACGGCAAGCTCGTCGTCGCCCTCAGCGACCCGCGCACGGCAGGCGACCTGCTCGCCGTCATGAGCAGCCCCGTATCGTTCGTGTGCGCGCCCGAGTCGGAGGTGCGCAAGCTCATCGAAGCCGTCTACAGGGGCGAGAAGGAGCATCTGGGCGAGACGCTCGTCAGGCACGGCGCGATCAAGCGCGAGCAGCTCCGCTGGGCCTTGGGGGCGCAGCAGAAGAGCGGCGGCGCGAGGTCGCTTGGCGAGGTGCTTATCGACCTCGGCTACGTCTCGCCGGGAGACATCGACGAGGCGCTGAACCGTCGCCGCCCGGGCGGCAACCGGCTCGAGGACACGCTGGTCCAGTCCGGCAAGGTCTCCCCCGAGATGCTGGCCCGCAGCCTGGCCATGCAGCTGGGCTACGAGTTCATCGAAGCCGGCAAGGTCCAAGTAGACCCCGCCGCCGCCAAACTGCTCCCCGAGACCACCGCCAGGCGCTACACGGTGATGCCCGTCAGGCTGGACGGCAACAGTCTGGTCCTGGCCATGAAAGACCCCCGCCACGTCTTTGCCTTGGACGATGTCAAGCTGATCACCGGCAAGGAGATCAGGCCGGTGGTGGCCACCGAGGAGACGCTTGTCAGCCTCATCAACCGCTTCTACCGCAGCGGCGAGGACCTGGGCGAGCTCGCCCGGGCCCTTTTGGACGAGGTCGGCCCCAAGCAGAAGGAGACGCTCGAGCTCCTGGACAACTCGGCCATCGACGATAACGCCGTGGTCAAGGTGGTCAACAACATCATCCGCGAGGCCGTCCTCGGCGACATCTCGGACATCCACTTAGAGCCCCGGCCCGACAAGGTGGTGGTGCGGGTGCGCAAGGACGGCACCTTGCGCGAGTACATGACCATGCCCAAGGCCACGGCCGGCGCGCTCGCCGCTAGGATCAAGATCATGGGCGGCTTGAACATCGCCGAGCGCAGGTTGCCCCAGGACGGCCGGGTGCGCTTCAAGGACAAGGCCTTGGACGTCGATCTGCGCCTCTCGACCCTGCCCACCGTCTACGGCGAAAAGACGGTCATGCGCATCCTCAAGAAGGCTGCCAGCATTCCCGACATCGAGCAGCTCGGCTTCGCCGACCACAACTTCACGCGCTTCGAGGGGGTGATCCACAAGCCCTACGGTATGTTGCTCATCACCGGCCCGACGGGCTCGGGCAAGTCCTTTACCACCTTTTCGATCCTGAAGCGCATCGCCACGCCCGAGGTCAACGTCACCACCATCGAGGACCCCGTCGAGTACGAGATCCCCGGCATCAACCAGACCCAGGTCAACGTCAAGGCCGGCATGGACTTCGCTAGAGCCCTGCGCGCCTTCTTGCGCCAGGACCCGGACATCATCATGGTCGGCGAGATCCGCGACACCGAAACCGCCAAGACCGCCGTCGAGGCCGCCTTGACCGGCCACCTCCTGATCGCCACGCTGCACACCAACGACGCCGCCGGTGCGGTGACGCGCCTCCAGGAGATGGGCGTCGAGCCCTTCAACGTCTCGGCCTCGCTTCTGGGCGTGCTCGCCCAGCGCCTGGTGCGCAAGGTCTGCACGGGCTGTAGGGTCGCCTATACGCCCGCGCCCGAGGTCCTGCGCTACCTCGGCATGACCGACGAGCAGATCAAGGGCAAGAAGCTGGTGCGCGGCGTCGGCTGCGACCACTGTAACGGTTCGGGCTACAACGGCCGCCACGCCATCCACGAGTTCCTGGTCGTCGACGACGCCGTCGAGACGGCCATCGTCCAGGGCAAGTCCGCCGGCGAGATCAAGGCGCTGGCAATGGCGCGCGGCATGCTCACCCTGCGCGACGACGGTGTCGCCAAGGCGCTCACGGGGATCACCACGCTCGAGGAGGTCCTGGCGCGGACGACGGACTAG
- a CDS encoding YqeG family HAD IIIA-type phosphatase, which translates to MLKPKLVVTAVHEVTPKLLKAHGLRAVMVDLDDTLVASTGVASTGAGLVDLDARFTAWALSLRESGIPLLILSNGTSARVKHYAALLGVQGFAMVGKPSQAAFRRGLDLLGTPPRQTAMVGDQLFTDVLGANLAGMTSILVEPLSAGRLPHTRLLRRLERMILGRQRGDPVPWR; encoded by the coding sequence ATGTTAAAACCGAAGCTGGTCGTCACAGCCGTTCACGAGGTCACCCCCAAATTGCTGAAGGCACACGGGCTGCGGGCGGTCATGGTCGATCTTGATGACACCCTGGTCGCTTCAACCGGGGTCGCTTCAACCGGTGCGGGTCTGGTGGACTTGGACGCGCGCTTCACGGCCTGGGCCCTCAGCCTGCGCGAGAGCGGCATACCCCTGCTCATCCTCTCCAACGGCACCTCGGCCCGCGTCAAGCACTACGCGGCACTGCTCGGCGTCCAGGGCTTCGCCATGGTAGGCAAGCCCTCGCAGGCGGCCTTCAGGCGGGGCCTCGACCTGCTGGGTACGCCCCCCCGGCAGACCGCCATGGTGGGTGACCAGCTCTTCACCGACGTGCTCGGGGCGAACCTGGCGGGCATGACCTCGATCCTGGTCGAGCCGCTGTCGGCGGGCAGGTTGCCGCACACGCGCCTCTTGCGCCGGCTCGAGAGGATGATTCTGGGGAGGCAACGTGGCGACCCTGTCCCTTGGCGATAA
- a CDS encoding O-antigen ligase family protein: MRRLQALAPMVIYGALFGLSLVAINPWGSGRGEIWTSPKVVVVAVITLLNLGFLLLFRLSLQSGLLGRLLKQSLQQSLQQSPLAPSPALRWAGLLWTLFLLSGLVTTFLSPSPQSSLRAHPEMGDGWLYWLLVGAFFLSNALVLQLNPRLFRVQLLGILAGSVLLAGGIFPQVFDWRLDYTATSGQVSARYPTLLVSTMRQDQMPGGFFTSRGHAGFVLAAASMLALVGLLRGWLKPQLAWPGYTLITLALWATSTRGVTLAFIAGFVYLVWRFWGRAPTRRTLLWAVVLTGLTFGLFEGANSLQTLRYRDFPSVQADPRTLSSARTHLWETALRAITERPMFGWGFNGFGLSWPFVADWDRYRYRLSEGVPVAEIVSVNNNSFRYIGTDGQEYGGGVLTNKAHNLVLDLTVSVGVVGLLLYAALFGYALFSTLRNPARSGLEVLAVVYLVYCLTWFESAQYSHLAWWALSAGIVYRIPRARARPDGAAPSRPGSSGSSS, from the coding sequence GTGCGGAGACTGCAAGCGCTGGCACCGATGGTTATTTACGGGGCCCTGTTTGGCCTGAGCCTGGTCGCCATCAATCCCTGGGGTTCCGGCCGCGGCGAGATATGGACCTCGCCCAAAGTGGTGGTGGTGGCCGTCATCACCTTGCTGAACCTCGGCTTTCTGCTGCTCTTCCGGCTGAGCCTTCAGTCCGGCCTGCTCGGGCGCCTTCTAAAGCAGTCGCTACAGCAGTCGCTACAGCAGTCGCCTCTGGCTCCGTCTCCTGCCTTGCGATGGGCCGGGCTGCTGTGGACGCTCTTCCTCCTCTCGGGTCTGGTCACGACCTTTTTGAGCCCGTCGCCGCAGAGCTCGTTGCGCGCCCATCCGGAGATGGGCGACGGCTGGCTCTACTGGCTGCTGGTCGGGGCCTTCTTCCTCAGCAACGCCCTGGTGCTGCAGCTCAACCCGAGGCTGTTTCGCGTCCAGCTCTTGGGCATCTTGGCGGGCAGCGTTCTGCTGGCCGGCGGCATCTTTCCCCAAGTGTTCGACTGGCGGCTCGACTACACCGCCACCTCCGGGCAGGTGAGCGCACGCTACCCCACCCTGCTGGTCAGCACCATGCGTCAAGACCAGATGCCCGGCGGCTTTTTCACCAGTCGCGGTCACGCCGGCTTCGTTCTCGCGGCCGCGTCGATGCTCGCGCTCGTAGGCCTGTTGCGCGGCTGGCTCAAACCCCAGCTCGCTTGGCCCGGCTACACTCTCATCACCCTGGCGCTCTGGGCCACCTCGACCCGCGGCGTGACCCTTGCCTTCATCGCCGGTTTCGTCTATCTGGTGTGGCGCTTTTGGGGTCGCGCGCCGACACGACGAACGCTCCTCTGGGCCGTCGTTCTCACCGGCCTGACCTTCGGGCTGTTCGAGGGCGCGAACAGCCTGCAAACCCTCCGCTACCGCGACTTTCCCTCCGTACAAGCCGACCCGCGCACCCTCTCCTCGGCGCGCACCCACCTCTGGGAAACCGCGCTTCGCGCTATCACCGAGCGGCCGATGTTCGGCTGGGGCTTCAACGGCTTTGGGCTCTCCTGGCCCTTTGTCGCCGACTGGGACAGATACCGCTACCGTCTCTCGGAAGGGGTGCCCGTCGCCGAGATCGTGAGCGTCAACAACAACAGTTTCCGCTATATCGGGACGGATGGCCAGGAGTACGGCGGCGGGGTGCTCACCAACAAGGCGCACAACCTCGTCTTGGACCTCACCGTGTCGGTGGGGGTGGTCGGGCTTTTGCTCTACGCCGCGCTCTTTGGCTACGCCCTTTTCAGCACCTTGCGCAACCCCGCCCGGAGCGGGCTGGAGGTCCTGGCCGTCGTCTACCTCGTTTATTGCTTGACCTGGTTCGAGTCCGCGCAGTACAGCCACCTGGCGTGGTGGGCGCTCAGCGCCGGGATTGTCTACCGAATACCCAGGGCTCGAGCCCGTCCGGACGGGGCTGCTCCCTCTAGGCCCGGCAGCAGCGGCTCGAGCTCCTGA
- a CDS encoding DUF4342 domain-containing protein — protein sequence MTDQAPFTPRPGAKSSRPFLASLMGLLRELARALSRLVERGNDRQLILRSADDRTLLRIPVTLAVLLGLVLLWQATPFVIVAVVVALALKVQFIVATEVKESPPRADKPVR from the coding sequence ATGACCGATCAAGCTCCCTTCACCCCTCGGCCCGGTGCCAAATCCAGCCGCCCCTTCTTGGCCTCCCTGATGGGACTCCTCCGGGAACTGGCCCGTGCGCTGAGCAGGCTCGTCGAACGGGGCAACGACCGGCAGTTGATCTTGAGGAGCGCCGACGACCGGACGCTGCTGCGTATCCCGGTGACGCTGGCCGTGCTCCTCGGCCTGGTGCTCCTGTGGCAGGCCACGCCCTTTGTCATCGTCGCCGTGGTCGTGGCGCTCGCCCTCAAGGTGCAGTTCATCGTCGCTACCGAGGTCAAGGAGAGCCCGCCTCGAGCAGACAAGCCCGTCCGCTAA
- a CDS encoding DUF4342 domain-containing protein, which produces MTDNETTHDKAGEERVITEEFKVSGEAVVAKVKELVREGNIRRITFKNEEGKTLIEIPLTVGVIGTVLLPVWASIGAIAALVANLTITVERPAESSQEASQEGAGQASKVLDEPF; this is translated from the coding sequence ATGACGGACAACGAGACGACCCACGACAAGGCCGGTGAAGAGCGCGTCATCACCGAGGAGTTCAAGGTCAGCGGCGAGGCCGTGGTGGCCAAGGTCAAGGAGCTCGTGCGCGAAGGCAACATCCGCCGCATCACCTTCAAGAACGAAGAGGGCAAGACGCTCATCGAGATCCCTCTCACCGTCGGGGTGATCGGCACGGTGCTCCTGCCCGTCTGGGCCTCCATCGGCGCCATCGCCGCGCTCGTCGCCAACCTGACCATCACCGTCGAGCGCCCGGCCGAAAGCTCGCAAGAAGCCTCGCAAGAAGGCGCCGGGCAAGCGAGCAAGGTGCTTGACGAGCCGTTCTAA